From Bradyrhizobium sp. AZCC 1610:
GTTGCCGCTCGATTGTCCAGCGCCCCCAAAACCCCGGAAGCCCCGCCGTTCGCGTCGCTCTACCACCAACGAAAGCCAAGAAGCCAATGTCTCGCGTCCGTAAGATTACCCACGACGGCGTCACCATGAGCGTTAGCGACTGGGCTCGACAGATCGGAATATTGCCCTCGACGATCACCAAGCGCATCGATGCTGGTTGGTCCGTCGAGCAGGCTCTTACCATCAAGCGACGCTGGACACACCCCATTAAGCCCCAGGCTCAGGCCGATCATGAGATGCGCGAAGCTGTGCGTCGCTTCGCTTGCGAACAGCGGCGCGCAATCGATGCGTTTGAAGAGGACATGCTTGATCGGTTGAAAGGCGTGGCGATGACCCCACCGGGGGAGGGTCGAGAACTTTCCGAAACGCTCTCCTGACCGGTGGTTCTCCTCGACGCAAGACAGAATCTAATTGGAGTTTTTTTGAATGGCACTTTTGACACTAGCCGACGCCAAGGCACACCTTAACGTCACGACCGACGCGGATGACGACCTGATCACGGCGAAGCTTGCCGCCGCCTCTGATTGGGTGGCGACCTACGTTGGCGAGTTCAACGGAAACGAGCCGCCCCGCGTGCGGGAGGCCGTCTTGATGTTGGCTGCCCACCTCTACAACAACCGTGAGACCGTCCTGGTCGGTATCACCGCGCAGGAATTGCCGTTCGGCTTGCTCGATATGCTGAGCGACTACCGGGCCTGGTGCGCCTGACATGCGGCACGATCCCTCCCTCGCATTGCAGAAGGCCATTAGGAATCGCCTGGTTGCGTCCCCCGACGTTCTGGCGCTGGTGCCGGCCGGCAGCATTCTCGACACCAACGGAAGGCCCGAGGTTGTCCCGGTGATCCTCCTGGGCGAGGGCCAGACGGTCCCGCGGCGCTTCTATTCGACCAGTTACGCCACCATCCATGTCTGGATCGATGAGCCGGGCCTGGTGCAGGCGAAACAGGTTGGTAGCGCCATCGTCGGCGCGCTGACGTTCGATGCTGAGGTTGAGCGAGCAGTGTTGCGGATCGACGGCTTCGATTGCCACGATCTTGCGGTGACCAATCTGCAATACATGCGCGACCCCCATGCGAATTACAGCCATGCGATCGTTACCGTAGCGGGTATCATGAAGGAGCGCGCGTGATGAGGGCAGGAACACTCGACCGCGTTATTGAGATTCAGACCAGGACCACCGGCCTTGATCTATACGGCACGCCTATGGACGTGTGGAATACGGCCGCCGCAGTGCGGGCGCAGATGCTGCAATACGACACCAGCAATCGCGAGGGCGTTCACACCGCTACGGACACCACAATCACGTTCCGGATCTACTGGATCGAAGGCGTTACGCTGGAGAGCCACGTCCTCTACGAGGGGCACGCCTACAAGATTCAGAAGATTAGAGAGATCGGTCGTCGCGCCGGCTTGGACATTACGTGCGAGCGCGCCGGACTATGAGTTCTCAACCAGAATCAAATTCCGAGAAGCTTATTCTGCTCCGCTCGCAATATTTGTCGGCGCTTCTCGTCAGCTGTTACCTGGGCGCCAAGATTCTCATACACGCCTCGCATTTCCTCTACACAACGCTTGAATTCCTCCTCAGCCTTCTCATGCTCGGATTCCGCTTCGGCCTTCCTTCGCTCCCAGTTGGCGCGCATTTCCTTCCCGGTATATCTAGGATCGTAGCTTGCAGCGTCAGAATCTCTTTTAGCCTTATCAAGGCGCTGCGCGCCTTGGCGGAATTTCATAAGTTCTTTCGAGAGTTCAGCCCTTACAACATAGGGGGAAGATGGAATCATCTTCTCGATTTGATCCTCAAAATCAGCTCCCATCAACGTGCGGGCTCCAAAAAACTCGAACTCCTTGAGAATTTCGGTTGGCTCCGTAAGTTCTTTGAACCTCATTGCGAGTTCAAAAGCTTTGCGAAGGCCGGGCAATTCCTTTTCAAGTCTATCTTGCTCGCGACCTCGTGCAGCCAATTGCATTTGACGCCTAGTCGTCCGCACACCAACAATTACACTGATCGCCGCAATGAGGGCCGCGACAAACTTAATCCAATCGGCGCCGGCCGGCAGCGCAACAATCCAAACCACAAAAATTGCAGCAAAGAGCAAGAGCGAAATCGCAAAAAGATCATAGCGCTGTTTCATCGGGTAAAATTGACTCCACTTTGCTCTTTTGTCGAGGGGGTTGCGGCGTGAAGGGTCGAAAACCTGCGCTTGCCGCAGACCAGAAGGCTCTGGGTGTCGTGAAACCGGCTGCGTGGCTCTCAACGCATGCAAAAGCCGAATGGCGGCGGGTGATGCCTGATCTCGTTGAGCGACGCATTCTGACGAATGCCGATCTCGGTAGCCTCGAAAGTTATTGCATAGCGATTGGCCGCGTTCGCGAGCTTGAAAAGCTGCTGCGCGCCGGCATCGATCCAAAGCTCTTCCGCATGCAGGATCAGGCCATCAAGACAGCGCGCCAGCTTGCCGCTGAACTTGGCCTTACCCCGGTATCGAGGTCACGCCCTTCGATCCGCGACGACAACCAGGACGACGAT
This genomic window contains:
- a CDS encoding DUF3168 domain-containing protein produces the protein MRHDPSLALQKAIRNRLVASPDVLALVPAGSILDTNGRPEVVPVILLGEGQTVPRRFYSTSYATIHVWIDEPGLVQAKQVGSAIVGALTFDAEVERAVLRIDGFDCHDLAVTNLQYMRDPHANYSHAIVTVAGIMKERA
- a CDS encoding head-tail adaptor protein; translated protein: MRAGTLDRVIEIQTRTTGLDLYGTPMDVWNTAAAVRAQMLQYDTSNREGVHTATDTTITFRIYWIEGVTLESHVLYEGHAYKIQKIREIGRRAGLDITCERAGL
- a CDS encoding head-tail connector protein, whose amino-acid sequence is MALLTLADAKAHLNVTTDADDDLITAKLAAASDWVATYVGEFNGNEPPRVREAVLMLAAHLYNNRETVLVGITAQELPFGLLDMLSDYRAWCA
- a CDS encoding P27 family phage terminase small subunit; the encoded protein is MPDLVERRILTNADLGSLESYCIAIGRVRELEKLLRAGIDPKLFRMQDQAIKTARQLAAELGLTPVSRSRPSIRDDNQDDDDDNPLNVS